In Lycium ferocissimum isolate CSIRO_LF1 chromosome 7, AGI_CSIRO_Lferr_CH_V1, whole genome shotgun sequence, the sequence ACATTTTCTATACAAGtctgatacagtttatatacacatgctggaattatatatacactttctatacaaaaatgatacatattatatacaacaatgatataattttctattatataCAAGGCAATTGCACTGTgttgatacatattatatacacaaatgatacatattattatacaaaaatgatacataccttagtgattcatattttatatagtttttatacATTACAGATAGGTACTGACACATATTTTATACGCAAATGACACatactatatataaaaatcgcctCAAATGTTTTtatattgtatttttatttgaaaattatcttatttaaattttagttaATAAATGAGATTAATTTGATGGATGTAATTTGAGGGATGTAATTTGAGTCGACTTTGGCCATCGGGTGGAATTAGTTTCACCCGACCGGCCATACATGtccttttccccaaaaaaaaaaaaaaatctaaaaaaaagaaaaaggagacaGAAGCCTTGGGCCGGTTGTTTCTCTGTATCTTGCTCAATTCTAGATTCAGTAGGGTTTTCCCCTTTCCTCCCAAAACCCATTATTCCCCCCCACACTATTTTCCGGCCATTTGCGCCGGCGTGTACAAATCGCATTCTGAAGCAAAATCCAAATTCAATATGTCAATCCCAAAGGAGCTCTACCCCAGCCAAGATGACCTATTGTACGAAGAAGAGCTACTCAGAAATCCCTTCAGCCTAAAGCTATGGTGGCGCTATTTAGTAGCACGAGCAGATTCGCCATTCAGAAAACGAGCAGTGATTTACGAACGAGCTTTAAAAGCACTTCCAGGTAGCTACAAATTATGGCACGCTTATCTCCGTGAACGCTTAGAATTAGTTCGTAACCTTCCAATCAATCACTCACAGTACCAAACTCTAAACAACACTTTTGAGAGAGCACTTGTTACAATGCACAAAATGCCACGTATTTGGATAATGTATTTGGTGAGTTTAACTGAGCAGAAGCTTGTTACGCGAACACGAAGGACGTTTGATAGAGCGTTATGTGCATTGCCTGTTACTCAGCATGATAGGATTTGGGAACCTTATTTGGTTTTTGTTAGTCAAAGGGGAATTCCTATTGAGACGTCGCTTAGGGTTTATAGGAGGTACTTGAAGTATGATCCTAATCATATTGAGGATTTGCTTGAGTTTTTGTTGAATTCCGAGTTGTGGCAGGAGGCCGCCGAGAGGTTAGCTGGTGTGTTGAATGATGATAGGTTTTATTCTATTAAAGGGAAGACTAAACATAGGCTTTGGTTGGAGTTGTGTGATTTGTTAACGCAGCATGCTACTGAGATATCAGGTTTGAATGTGGATGCGATAATTAGAGGAGGGATTAAGAAGTTTACCGATGAGGTTGGGAGGCTTTGGACATCGTTGGCGGATTATTATATTAGGAGGAAGTTGGTTGAGAAGGCGAGGGATATTTTCGAAGAAGGGGTGACGACTGTGGTGACTGTTAGGGATTTTAGTGTTATATTTGATGCTTACTCGCAGTTTGAGGAGAGTATGCTTGCTTTGAAAATGGAGGAGATGAGTGATAGTGAGGTGGAGGATGAAGGGAGTAACAGTGAGGTTGGGGTGGAGGAAGATGTGGATGAAGAGGATGATAGGTTGAATGTGGCAAAATTGGAGAAGAAACTTAGAGAGTTTTGGTTAAATGATGATAAGGATGTTGACTTGAGATTAGCTAGGCTAGAACATCTTATGGATAGGAGGCCAGAGCTTGCGAATAGTGTCCTTTTGAGGCAAAATCCGCATAACGTAGAACAATGGCATAGAAGGGTAAAACTTTTCGAAGGGAATCCGACAAAGCAAATATTAACATACACCGAGGCAGTTAGAACTATTGACCCAATGAAGGCTGTAGGGAAGCCACATACTTTGTGGGTTGCATTTGCAAAACTTTATGAAAACCATAAGGATATTGCAAATGCAAGAGTCATCTTTGATAAGGCAGTGCAGGTGAACTATAAAACTGTGGATCATCTGGCTAGTGTTTGGTGTGAATGGGCCGAGATGGAACTACGGCACAGGAATTTCAAGGGTGCTCTGGAACTGATGAGACGTGCCACTGCTGAACCAACTGTCGAGGTCAAACGGAGAGGTAATTCTGACTTTCCTTTTGTATCTGCGCTCCTCTTTTTTCATGATAGCTTCTTTATTCTAGGCGCTTGTTAAGTATTTAGCCCATCAAGCTTAAATAATAGTTCAGCATTAGATCTAATCGAGGCATGGGGTACAAAGAAGTGCTATATTGGTACTACCATTGATCCAAAACTTAAATTTCGAAACTTGTCATTTCAAAACCTGAAATGACAGTGTATAGCGCCAGAAATGGAGTTGAAATGCAGACCTAAGTTCAGTGGCGAACTTGATACTCTGTGATTAGTACTACCAATTCCACTTTGTAGGTATAGCATTATATGTAAATGAGAAAGCCAGGCCCTGTGGAAAAAATGTGGATCTCGTGTTACTTTTGACGTAAAACAATCTACATAAGTAACAAATAGTTAGAAAAAAGCTTGCATATGGAAAAATTCAGGTAGCCCATAGAGGATCTAAGACAGTTTCTCTTGAAACTGAAACTTAGATGATTAAAATTTATCTCTACTTTTAAACCCTTCTGTCTATAAAATACTAACCATTTGCTTTACATTGTGTTCTTTGAACTCCATGACCAATCTAAGTCCATCAAAATGCAGCTGAAaagttttaagaaaatgtttagTATATCATGACTGAGGAATCTAGATATCTAATTTCATTTGCTGTCAATTGATGCTGTATGAATATCTGGGCTAACTCTTGGGTTCTCTCTTCATATTTTAACATGCAGTTGCTGCTGATGGAAATGAACCAGTGCAAATTAAGCTACACAAATCTTTAAGGTTATGGTTATTGTATGTGGATTTGGAGGAGAGTCTAGGAAACTTAGAGTCAACTCGTGCAGTCTATGAGAGGATTTTGGATCTGCGAATTGCTACACCACAGATTATAATAAATTATGCAGTACTTCTGGaggtatgaatttcattctAATAGTTACCTATGTATCAACCTACTGTTTTACATGGTCTTAAAAGAACGGGGAGTTCTTTGCATTTTGCATTCGTAGTATATGAACCATTTCCTAGTTTGCATCTTTCCCTGTTCTTTACGATTTACCCCCTAACGTACTGATTATTTTGCAAAACTTTAATAGAGATAATTCTGTGAGGGGCAAAATAGGGATTGAATTGCCAAAAAGAAAGTGGAGTTGGAAGGGAGAAATGACAAGGAATAGGGATAAGGGGCTATAGTGGGAGAAAGAAGGAAGGCAACATGAGTAAACATAGTATTCTAGGAAAAGATCTTTAACTAACCCTCGGGGGTTGGAGCAATTGACTTGAGCCTTGGGGTGTGGGAAAACCAAGGAAGGCAAACAATTTAACATGAGTAACCCGTGGTGCATACGGGGAAACTCCTTATGTGCACCCGAGGACAGTCGGGGCTCAAGAGACTgtcttaatcaaaaaaaaaaaaaaaagatctttaaCTAGCATATTTGTTGGTTTGAGAATATACTTAGGATACTAATTTGTCACTAGGAAGGATGTTTGATGAAACATCTCTGTGAATAACTGGCCGCGAACATTCATTGTGTAGGTAACATGGAGCTTCTGCAATCGAACTGCTATTTAGATCTTCTCCCCCATAGAATGCTGAGTGTCCCATTCTTCACTTCTCCTCACTTAGGAAGCTAAGTAACAAAGTATATGAGTTAAATATAGAACTACTAATTACTTGGTTTACCTCTTGctaggcaattttttttttaaagttccc encodes:
- the LOC132063080 gene encoding uncharacterized protein LOC132063080 gives rise to the protein MSIPKELYPSQDDLLYEEELLRNPFSLKLWWRYLVARADSPFRKRAVIYERALKALPGSYKLWHAYLRERLELVRNLPINHSQYQTLNNTFERALVTMHKMPRIWIMYLVSLTEQKLVTRTRRTFDRALCALPVTQHDRIWEPYLVFVSQRGIPIETSLRVYRRYLKYDPNHIEDLLEFLLNSELWQEAAERLAGVLNDDRFYSIKGKTKHRLWLELCDLLTQHATEISGLNVDAIIRGGIKKFTDEVGRLWTSLADYYIRRKLVEKARDIFEEGVTTVVTVRDFSVIFDAYSQFEESMLALKMEEMSDSEVEDEGSNSEVGVEEDVDEEDDRLNVAKLEKKLREFWLNDDKDVDLRLARLEHLMDRRPELANSVLLRQNPHNVEQWHRRVKLFEGNPTKQILTYTEAVRTIDPMKAVGKPHTLWVAFAKLYENHKDIANARVIFDKAVQVNYKTVDHLASVWCEWAEMELRHRNFKGALELMRRATAEPTVEVKRRVAADGNEPVQIKLHKSLRLWLLYVDLEESLGNLESTRAVYERILDLRIATPQIIINYAVLLEDHKYFEDAFKVYERGVKIFKYPHVKDIWVTYLSKFVKRYGKSKLERARELFEHAVEEAPADAVKPLYLQYAKLEEDYGLAKRAMRVYDQATKAVPANEKLSMYEIYIARAAEIFGVPRTREIYEQAIESGLPDKDVKVMCLKYAELEKSLGEIDRARALYKHSSQFADPRSDPDFWNKWHEFEVQHGNEDTFREMLRVKRSVSASYSQTHFILPEYLMQKDQLQTLEEAKDVLKKAGVADDEMAALERQLVPPENDTKKEQSRVVGFVSAGVVESNGQKVTANNEDIDLPEEIDSEEDEKIEIAQKDVPDAVFGGLIRKRDEGIEAEDDSAAKNNDSDGPLGALERIKRRRQGS